A single window of Magnetococcus marinus MC-1 DNA harbors:
- a CDS encoding IS4-like element ISMasp2 family transposase — MNQHNREQATVPTPMIDEIKTQSFGVFGVDNAIVDFLQEIGFQAIFNRRGWSKRTGKDLPTLIMLLILHPLLKVPSIHLFCRDHFLSVFAVGKDTFYRLLQRQFPWRNAHWALIKKLLPQWRTLDLGPGYLVADTTVKEKRGDRIEGVCWHHDHNTGRSVAGFEAAHLVWVNKQGTLPLDAALRFSKRPLISNLLHILSYRFDCRSHLGRRYREAAKMSKLDQTVDMVARAIQAGIPAQYFLADAWYSSVKFVKKILDLGVIPLIRWKRNNTKFLFQGERLTSAELYTRFAKGKIRKAKGSKRFKGTFLDAEHPEIGLIRLFFVRLIDPKTGSKEWAVFLTTDRSMGLSNMIEHYANRWGIEVFYKESKQHLGFLNESVRSFEAVIACLHLAAMRHAVLSSMVAIKGSQRDQLSHNLAALTYARKLWHTFRAIFNDALGRTSILENHQKNEVIELLEQEVEAWLSKALMLDPLGSQRQILAETNCET, encoded by the coding sequence ATGAATCAGCATAACAGGGAACAGGCTACTGTGCCTACCCCCATGATTGACGAGATCAAAACCCAATCCTTTGGAGTATTCGGCGTAGATAATGCTATCGTCGATTTTCTCCAGGAAATTGGCTTCCAGGCGATATTCAATCGGCGCGGATGGAGCAAACGAACGGGGAAGGATCTTCCGACGCTGATCATGTTACTGATCCTGCATCCTCTGCTGAAGGTGCCGTCCATTCACCTTTTTTGCCGCGATCACTTTCTGTCGGTCTTCGCGGTAGGCAAGGATACCTTCTACCGGTTGCTCCAACGCCAATTTCCATGGCGGAATGCGCATTGGGCGCTAATCAAAAAGTTACTACCCCAGTGGCGAACGCTGGATCTCGGCCCCGGCTACCTTGTTGCCGATACCACCGTCAAAGAGAAGCGTGGTGATCGTATTGAAGGTGTTTGCTGGCATCATGACCACAATACCGGCCGCTCGGTTGCAGGTTTTGAAGCAGCCCACTTGGTCTGGGTTAACAAGCAGGGAACCTTGCCACTGGATGCCGCTTTGCGTTTTTCAAAGCGGCCTCTGATCAGCAATCTGCTCCACATCCTCAGTTACCGGTTCGATTGTCGCTCACATCTTGGACGGCGTTACCGTGAGGCGGCCAAGATGTCTAAGCTTGATCAGACTGTGGACATGGTTGCCAGAGCCATTCAAGCCGGGATTCCGGCCCAGTATTTTCTCGCCGATGCTTGGTACTCATCGGTTAAGTTCGTCAAGAAAATCCTGGATCTGGGCGTGATCCCCCTGATCCGATGGAAGCGCAACAACACCAAGTTCCTATTCCAGGGCGAGAGACTGACCAGCGCCGAACTTTACACCCGGTTTGCCAAGGGCAAGATCAGGAAAGCTAAGGGGTCCAAGCGCTTCAAAGGAACCTTCCTAGATGCAGAGCACCCCGAAATCGGCCTTATACGTCTGTTCTTCGTCCGGCTGATCGATCCGAAAACCGGCTCGAAGGAGTGGGCCGTCTTTCTGACCACAGACCGGTCAATGGGGCTGTCAAATATGATCGAGCACTACGCCAACCGCTGGGGGATCGAAGTTTTCTACAAGGAATCCAAACAGCACCTCGGTTTCCTTAATGAGTCCGTCCGATCCTTCGAAGCAGTCATCGCCTGCCTACACCTAGCTGCCATGCGCCATGCTGTCCTCTCCAGCATGGTAGCGATCAAAGGCAGCCAGCGGGATCAACTCTCCCACAATCTGGCCGCTTTGACCTATGCCCGAAAGCTCTGGCATACCTTCCGCGCCATCTTCAATGATGCCCTTGGCCGAACATCCATTCTTGAAAATCACCAAAAAAACGAGGTAATTGAACTCCTTGAACAGGAGGTTGAGGCTTGGCTCAGCAAGGCATTGATGCTCGATCCCCTTGGTTCACAACGTCAAATTCTGGCCGAAACGAACTGCGAAACTTGA
- a CDS encoding response regulator transcription factor, with protein MVSNRAKNKHVALIVEDDLNLAEALGDLLKSLGHDFIHAETQEEGLRLMEEGQFCFAILDLQIKVDADAIYPMVEAGAQLQRQIRDRYPHRNDNDQHHLQILAMSGHAKEMFNVIGMLQNGADDFILKPLGENNPPLHIKIQECLVKSGRENHADCAHIMELARGKPSRSNSRPVAPKRKTERSDISLTIPGQIEGKRTEVAINGVSQHLPDAQLLLLMRMVAGRAQDDSGWVHKQDLGSRDADGFKGMSNLNSSLKPLLPGGMSFYENDKMGSYRIKPEIIIGEIDHTQLALHSQREIRQLSAIIQKMRLAA; from the coding sequence ATGGTGAGTAACAGAGCGAAAAACAAGCATGTGGCGCTGATTGTTGAGGATGACCTGAATCTGGCAGAAGCGTTGGGCGATCTCCTCAAATCCCTTGGCCATGACTTCATCCATGCCGAGACCCAGGAAGAGGGGCTGCGGTTGATGGAGGAAGGGCAGTTTTGCTTCGCCATCCTTGATCTTCAGATCAAAGTGGATGCCGATGCCATCTACCCTATGGTTGAGGCGGGTGCTCAGCTTCAGCGCCAGATTCGAGATCGCTACCCTCATCGGAATGACAATGATCAACACCATCTCCAGATCCTGGCCATGAGTGGTCACGCCAAGGAGATGTTCAACGTGATTGGAATGCTGCAGAACGGGGCGGATGACTTCATTCTCAAACCGCTTGGAGAAAACAATCCACCACTTCACATCAAGATCCAGGAGTGTTTGGTCAAAAGTGGTCGGGAAAACCATGCGGATTGTGCTCACATCATGGAGCTGGCCAGAGGCAAGCCAAGCCGGAGTAATTCCCGGCCTGTCGCACCCAAGCGAAAAACAGAACGCTCTGATATCAGCCTAACGATCCCTGGCCAAATCGAGGGCAAACGGACAGAGGTCGCTATTAACGGTGTTTCACAGCACTTGCCTGATGCCCAGCTCCTTTTACTCATGCGCATGGTGGCTGGTAGAGCACAGGATGACTCAGGCTGGGTTCACAAGCAGGATCTGGGCTCCAGAGATGCCGATGGCTTTAAGGGGATGTCCAACCTCAACAGCTCTCTGAAGCCGCTGCTCCCTGGTGGAATGTCCTTTTATGAGAACGACAAGATGGGCAGTTATCGGATCAAGCCCGAGATTATCATTGGTGAGATTGACCATACCCAGCTTGCTTTGCATAGTCAGCGGGAGATCCGGCAGCTATCAGCTATAATTCAGAAGATGAGGTTGGCGGCATAA
- a CDS encoding sensor histidine kinase: MMDTIKPETGLDGLLQAFCSSNWPTVRDAVDQGGGLLRYAAMEPFVHARLGEQMFSLARHEKWEVRKALAHAILFLRHETFDRIIAVLEEDDNAWVKSAAKRTMDRRQEISKTDLLKDEHGDLMLEWLSDLEEKHGAHARGAAKRVAEKLQNQFVREFNHEMVKVISPMDVSLTLLKTALEQKRLNRALIQKHTTMAKERLEFMMAILNSFRTLTQTTELEFQNENLISVVDEAIHLIRDRKPENSALHVELSVPKCIMLDINRYLLLQALSNILQNSIDACIACDRAPAIKVHATVVNRSRVMLSITDQGTGMSEQDVRSAFRLFATTKPDGTGFGLTIAKKIIESDHAGLIQLSSQKGKGTTVTISLPVKQEDLKW, from the coding sequence ATGATGGATACCATTAAACCGGAGACAGGCTTGGATGGGCTTCTACAAGCATTTTGCTCCTCCAATTGGCCCACCGTAAGGGATGCTGTGGATCAAGGGGGCGGTCTACTCCGCTACGCCGCCATGGAGCCATTCGTACACGCCAGGCTGGGCGAGCAGATGTTTAGTTTAGCCCGACATGAGAAGTGGGAGGTCCGCAAAGCCCTGGCCCATGCCATCCTCTTTCTCCGTCATGAGACCTTTGACAGGATCATTGCTGTATTGGAGGAGGATGACAATGCCTGGGTGAAGAGCGCTGCGAAACGGACCATGGATCGGCGCCAGGAGATCTCCAAAACCGACCTGCTCAAGGATGAGCATGGGGATCTTATGCTGGAGTGGCTTTCAGATCTTGAGGAAAAGCATGGGGCCCATGCTCGGGGAGCCGCCAAACGGGTCGCGGAAAAGCTCCAGAACCAGTTTGTGAGGGAGTTCAACCACGAAATGGTCAAAGTCATCTCGCCCATGGATGTGAGCCTTACCTTGTTGAAAACAGCCCTGGAGCAGAAGCGGCTCAACCGGGCATTGATCCAAAAGCATACGACAATGGCCAAAGAGCGCCTTGAGTTCATGATGGCCATCTTGAACTCCTTTCGAACCCTTACCCAGACGACTGAGCTGGAGTTTCAAAATGAGAACCTGATCTCAGTCGTTGATGAGGCGATTCATCTGATAAGGGATCGCAAGCCTGAAAACAGTGCGCTTCACGTTGAGCTCTCTGTCCCTAAATGCATCATGCTGGATATCAATCGTTATCTACTTCTGCAGGCGCTATCCAATATCCTTCAGAACAGCATTGATGCATGCATTGCTTGTGACCGCGCACCGGCCATCAAGGTCCATGCTACTGTGGTGAACAGGTCGAGGGTGATGCTCTCCATTACTGACCAAGGGACAGGTATGTCAGAGCAGGATGTCAGGAGCGCTTTTCGGCTCTTTGCCACCACCAAGCCGGATGGCACAGGGTTTGGTCTCACCATCGCCAAGAAGATCATTGAATCTGACCATGCAGGCCTCATTCAGCTCTCTAGCCAAAAAGGGAAAGGCACCACGGTAACCATCTCTCTGCCAGTTAAACAGGAGGATCTGAAATGGTGA
- a CDS encoding AAA family ATPase gives MEFLPGLNCVIGGRGTGKTTILEFIRYTLGLMPELQRNSRSRAHSVVQNNLANGRVKLGIQTAHGMRYTADRPWNDECQVLNERGEITTISLDRDRIFKADIYSQNEIEQIATDTGFQLKLIDQFEEESIRRINGDISKLMRDINHSAGELLQINRQMQDLAETASELAAIEEKLKGFEQLSDGPDAEAINAAHAHKALRDRESQSLNALQTEIDAFSSRYQKGMSALMQKLNAHFNPEYLEGPNEAVFEAASSHVQYMLDEMIKNLPIIEELCQIAGTELSQLDEELKLRHGKQEQEYRDMVERSQEEQGRAAERNQIQKRHLEVTEARRQFEELKKQQAELSETHRTMTSKLSDLRDERFLLRRKVADRLTNQLDPMIRVTITQSGNRQAFADLLSEGLKGSGLRYASIVDKVVQNLSPEEVSTIIHRRDVKRLSDVAGLDEIRSARVIDLLSDNGFANRLEVVELDDLPRIELQDGEKYKDATALSTGQRCTTILPILLLESDRPLLIDQPEDNLDNAFIFDTIVKSIKKAKATRQLIFVTHNPNIPVLGEAERVFVLSSDGRRGRIQCAGSVDEVKGEIETLLEGGREAFLQRKERYGH, from the coding sequence TTGGAATTCCTCCCAGGTCTCAACTGCGTCATTGGAGGACGCGGGACCGGCAAGACCACCATTTTGGAGTTTATTCGTTACACCCTGGGCTTGATGCCTGAGCTGCAGCGCAACAGTCGCTCTCGCGCTCACTCCGTTGTACAGAACAATCTGGCCAATGGCAGAGTAAAGCTTGGAATTCAAACAGCCCATGGTATGCGTTACACCGCTGACCGCCCATGGAATGATGAGTGCCAGGTTCTCAATGAGAGAGGAGAGATCACCACCATCTCTCTGGATCGTGACCGCATCTTCAAAGCCGATATCTACAGCCAGAATGAGATTGAGCAGATCGCTACAGATACTGGCTTTCAACTGAAGCTGATCGATCAGTTTGAAGAGGAGAGTATTCGGCGCATCAACGGCGATATCAGCAAGCTGATGCGTGATATCAACCATAGCGCAGGTGAACTGCTCCAGATCAACCGCCAGATGCAGGATCTGGCTGAAACCGCATCAGAGCTCGCTGCCATTGAAGAAAAGCTGAAGGGCTTTGAACAGCTCTCAGATGGGCCTGACGCTGAGGCCATCAATGCCGCCCATGCCCATAAGGCACTGCGGGATCGGGAATCCCAATCGCTCAATGCACTCCAGACCGAAATCGATGCCTTCTCCTCCCGCTATCAGAAGGGAATGAGCGCACTGATGCAAAAACTCAATGCGCATTTCAATCCGGAATACCTGGAAGGGCCCAACGAGGCGGTTTTTGAAGCAGCCTCAAGCCATGTGCAGTATATGCTCGATGAGATGATTAAAAACCTCCCCATCATTGAGGAGCTCTGCCAAATCGCGGGCACCGAGCTTTCTCAGCTTGATGAGGAGCTAAAGCTTCGCCATGGAAAGCAGGAGCAGGAATACCGGGATATGGTAGAGCGATCTCAGGAAGAGCAAGGGCGTGCTGCTGAGCGCAACCAGATCCAAAAGCGCCATCTGGAGGTGACAGAGGCCAGACGCCAGTTTGAGGAGCTCAAAAAGCAACAGGCTGAGCTGTCAGAGACGCACCGCACTATGACTTCGAAGCTTTCGGATCTGCGGGATGAGCGGTTTTTGCTACGCCGAAAGGTGGCTGACCGTCTGACCAACCAGCTTGACCCCATGATACGGGTCACCATAACCCAGTCTGGCAATCGGCAGGCGTTCGCGGACCTCCTCTCCGAAGGGCTCAAAGGCTCGGGGCTGAGATACGCATCCATTGTGGACAAGGTGGTTCAGAATCTTTCCCCTGAAGAGGTTAGCACCATCATCCACCGACGGGATGTAAAGAGGCTATCAGATGTAGCAGGTCTGGATGAGATCCGCTCCGCCCGTGTGATCGACCTGCTTTCTGATAATGGCTTTGCCAATCGGCTTGAAGTAGTGGAGTTGGATGATTTGCCACGGATTGAACTGCAGGATGGGGAAAAGTACAAAGATGCCACCGCGCTTTCAACTGGCCAGCGCTGCACCACGATCTTGCCCATTTTGTTGCTAGAGAGCGATCGCCCCCTACTGATTGATCAGCCAGAGGACAATCTGGATAACGCCTTTATCTTCGATACCATCGTCAAATCCATCAAAAAAGCCAAAGCTACGCGCCAGCTTATCTTTGTGACTCATAACCCCAACATACCGGTTCTGGGAGAGGCGGAGCGGGTCTTTGTACTCTCATCAGATGGTAGGCGGGGACGCATCCAATGCGCTGGTAGCGTTGATGAGGTAAAGGGTGAGATTGAGACACTGCTTGAAGGTGGCCGCGAGGCGTTCCTGCAGCGCAAGGAAAGGTACGGTCACTGA
- a CDS encoding helix-turn-helix transcriptional regulator → MSEEKKAKSGKELRWGVERRMEFIEFRLFWEGRINRRDLIEKFGVSVPQASADLGKYQEVAPENIHYDIRAKCYYPDKDFKPKFLNPDSDRYLANMLSLSSGIMTEEECWLYSIPSYDVLPQPRRGIDPMRLRKVVGAIREKLAVQVRYQSMNAPEPEWRWITPHALAFDGYRWHVRAWCHRGEAFKDFVLARIVSIRLTKEHDLDPTEDVEWQEFIDVRIGPHPKLTETQRIAIELDYGMENGELVIPVRRGFLFYFLKRMGLDIDPNVRQPRHQQIVLLNQEEVEKAYSLSEEGHS, encoded by the coding sequence ATGTCAGAAGAGAAAAAAGCGAAATCCGGGAAAGAGTTGCGCTGGGGTGTAGAGCGCAGAATGGAGTTCATTGAATTCCGGCTCTTCTGGGAGGGGCGGATCAATCGGAGAGATCTGATTGAGAAGTTCGGCGTCTCGGTGCCGCAGGCATCGGCTGACCTGGGCAAGTACCAGGAAGTCGCACCGGAAAATATCCACTACGACATCCGAGCGAAGTGCTACTACCCCGACAAGGATTTCAAGCCCAAATTCCTGAACCCGGATTCCGATCGCTACCTGGCCAACATGCTCTCGCTCTCCTCGGGAATTATGACCGAGGAGGAGTGTTGGCTGTACAGCATCCCCTCCTATGACGTGCTGCCGCAACCACGTCGTGGTATTGATCCCATGCGGTTGCGAAAGGTGGTTGGAGCGATCCGGGAGAAGTTGGCCGTTCAGGTGCGTTATCAGTCCATGAATGCGCCGGAGCCAGAGTGGCGTTGGATCACACCCCACGCCTTGGCCTTCGATGGCTACAGGTGGCATGTGCGAGCATGGTGTCATCGTGGTGAGGCGTTCAAGGATTTTGTGCTGGCACGGATTGTCAGCATTCGCCTGACTAAGGAACATGATCTGGATCCGACCGAGGATGTGGAGTGGCAAGAGTTCATTGATGTGCGGATTGGGCCGCACCCAAAACTGACTGAGACTCAGCGCATCGCTATCGAGCTGGACTATGGTATGGAGAATGGTGAGTTGGTAATTCCGGTGCGGCGTGGGTTCCTCTTCTACTTCCTCAAGCGTATGGGGCTGGATATCGACCCCAACGTTCGCCAGCCTCGGCATCAGCAGATTGTCCTGCTCAACCAAGAAGAGGTGGAAAAAGCCTATAGCCTCTCCGAGGAGGGGCATTCGTGA
- a CDS encoding TM0106 family RecB-like putative nuclease, protein MRRHSGHILFAASDLNGFLGCRHSTFLDLMDLDERLPRAEVSAQDRLIQERGHEHEAEYLESLKRSGLSVVEIPSEGGLTDRVQMTADVMADGPDIIYQAGFLDGQWHGYADFLQKTDRPSGLGPFSYEAVDTKLTKHPKPKFVIQLCLYSDFIAKMQGTRPQGMSLVLGDLSQVHLRFDDFAYYHGIIRRRFEEYVSEPPERSRSEPCGFCELCKWRDLCGEQWEREDHLSQVANIRRSQILKLESAGIATVQALAHMDDDATVPSLAQETLEKLRAQARLQVAKRETGENRVETLPSVPGRGFARMPRPAEGDLFFDMEGDPLYPDGLEYLFGFYFVSEGRPVFKPFWAHDHEEEKRTFQAVMDFLVAHLREHPSAHVYHYNHYEETALKRLASRYGAREGEVDDLLRGRKLVDLYKVVREAIRVSEPSYSIKNLETFYMEKRSAEVATAGDSIVVYETWRKTRAAGLLQQISDYNEDDCRSTLLLRDLLAGLRPDDLPWFDLTAEVPPEEKLAAQLEAEETRQRYEQSLTGGEKRPDHEFRELVAQLLEFHRREAKPQWWAMFDRQDRADEDLVDDAECLGSLRADRKQPPYKDKRSTVFTYRFPPQETKLRAGDSCLRADTLERAGEIVELDMRSQRVRIKKGAKGGPLPEALSITPTGPIDNKVLRNAVYRFADAIIAENGRFQALTAFLRREMPSIANHVAGSPIVPEDDNLLTATIRAVSGLQESYLFIQGPPGAGKTYTSSHVIVELLRSGKKIGISSNSHKAINNLLSGIEKAAIQEGLTFRGQKKSTAQNADSLFQGEMVENVYDSKNINLDSDLIAGTAWLFARDEIDEALDYLFIDEAGQVSLANLVAMGLSAKNIVLVGDQMQLGQPIQGVHPGLSGMSILDYLLEGESTIPADRGIFLGTTWRMHENVCRFISDAVYDGRLHPEPGTRNQALILSESAHPALQPNGIRFIEARHVGCSQKSEMEGEIVRDLIASLTAQRYRDRDGQERPLGLDNILVVTPYNVQVNHLREVLPEGAQVGTVDEFQGQEAEVVIISMVTSGAEDLPRDIEFLYSKNRLNVAISRARTLALIVANPNLLEIPCKTVEQMRLVNTLCWARQYSERPMAETERATC, encoded by the coding sequence GTGAGACGGCACTCCGGCCATATTCTGTTTGCCGCCTCGGACCTAAACGGGTTTCTGGGATGTCGGCACAGCACGTTCTTGGATCTGATGGATCTGGACGAGCGGCTGCCCCGTGCTGAGGTGAGTGCGCAGGATAGGCTCATCCAAGAACGTGGCCACGAGCATGAGGCTGAGTATCTGGAGTCGCTGAAGCGGTCAGGGCTCAGCGTCGTTGAGATCCCCAGTGAAGGGGGCTTGACTGATCGGGTTCAGATGACTGCCGATGTGATGGCGGATGGGCCAGACATTATTTATCAAGCTGGATTTTTGGATGGCCAATGGCATGGCTATGCTGATTTTCTGCAAAAAACAGATCGTCCCTCAGGGCTGGGCCCTTTCAGCTATGAGGCAGTAGATACCAAGCTGACTAAACACCCAAAGCCAAAGTTTGTCATCCAGCTCTGCCTCTATTCTGATTTCATCGCAAAGATGCAAGGAACGCGGCCTCAGGGTATGTCGCTGGTGCTGGGAGATCTCTCCCAGGTCCATCTGCGCTTTGACGACTTCGCCTACTACCACGGCATCATTCGGCGGCGGTTCGAGGAGTACGTCTCCGAACCCCCGGAAAGATCCAGGTCCGAGCCCTGCGGGTTCTGTGAGCTGTGCAAGTGGCGCGACCTCTGCGGAGAGCAGTGGGAGCGTGAAGACCACTTGAGCCAGGTGGCCAATATCCGGCGCAGCCAGATCCTGAAGCTGGAGTCCGCCGGAATCGCCACGGTTCAGGCCCTGGCCCACATGGACGATGATGCCACCGTACCCAGCTTGGCCCAGGAAACGCTGGAGAAGCTGCGCGCCCAGGCCCGGCTTCAGGTTGCCAAGCGGGAGACCGGGGAGAACCGGGTGGAAACCCTTCCATCCGTCCCGGGCCGGGGATTCGCCCGCATGCCGAGGCCTGCCGAGGGAGACCTGTTCTTCGACATGGAGGGGGACCCCCTCTACCCGGATGGGCTGGAGTATCTGTTCGGCTTCTACTTCGTCAGCGAGGGCAGGCCCGTCTTCAAGCCCTTCTGGGCCCATGACCATGAGGAAGAGAAGCGGACCTTCCAGGCGGTGATGGATTTTCTCGTGGCGCATCTTCGGGAACATCCCAGCGCGCACGTCTACCATTACAACCACTACGAGGAGACCGCCCTCAAGCGGTTGGCCTCCCGGTACGGCGCCCGCGAGGGTGAGGTGGATGACCTGCTGCGTGGCCGGAAGCTGGTGGACCTGTACAAGGTGGTGCGGGAGGCAATCCGGGTTTCCGAGCCCAGCTACTCCATCAAGAACCTGGAAACGTTCTACATGGAGAAGCGCAGCGCTGAGGTGGCCACCGCTGGCGACAGCATCGTGGTGTACGAGACCTGGCGGAAAACCCGAGCCGCCGGCCTCCTGCAGCAGATCAGCGACTACAACGAGGACGATTGCCGCTCCACCCTGCTGCTTCGGGACTTGCTGGCCGGATTGCGGCCGGACGACCTGCCATGGTTCGACCTGACGGCAGAGGTCCCACCCGAGGAGAAGCTGGCGGCCCAACTGGAAGCGGAGGAGACGCGCCAGCGCTACGAGCAGAGCCTGACCGGCGGCGAGAAGCGTCCCGACCATGAATTCCGGGAACTGGTGGCGCAACTGCTGGAGTTTCACCGCCGGGAGGCCAAGCCCCAGTGGTGGGCCATGTTCGACCGCCAGGACCGGGCCGACGAGGATCTGGTGGATGACGCCGAGTGCCTGGGAAGTCTGAGGGCGGATCGAAAACAGCCCCCCTACAAGGACAAGCGATCCACGGTCTTCACCTACCGGTTCCCGCCCCAGGAAACCAAGCTGCGGGCCGGGGATTCCTGCCTTCGCGCCGATACCCTGGAGCGCGCCGGGGAGATCGTGGAGCTGGATATGCGGTCCCAACGGGTGCGGATCAAGAAGGGTGCGAAAGGAGGACCGCTGCCGGAGGCGCTCTCCATCACCCCCACCGGTCCCATCGACAACAAGGTGCTGCGCAATGCGGTGTACCGGTTTGCCGACGCCATCATCGCAGAGAATGGACGGTTCCAGGCACTGACGGCTTTCCTTCGGCGGGAGATGCCCTCCATTGCCAATCATGTGGCAGGCAGCCCCATCGTCCCGGAAGACGACAACCTGCTGACCGCCACGATCCGGGCGGTCTCCGGCCTGCAGGAGAGCTACCTGTTCATCCAGGGGCCGCCCGGAGCCGGGAAGACCTACACATCCTCCCATGTGATCGTGGAGCTGCTGAGGAGTGGGAAAAAGATCGGCATCTCCTCCAACTCCCACAAGGCGATCAACAACCTGCTCTCGGGAATCGAGAAGGCGGCCATCCAGGAAGGGCTGACTTTCCGGGGCCAGAAGAAATCGACGGCCCAGAATGCCGACTCCCTGTTCCAGGGGGAGATGGTCGAGAATGTTTACGACAGCAAGAACATCAACCTGGACTCGGACCTGATCGCCGGGACCGCCTGGCTGTTTGCCCGGGATGAGATCGACGAGGCCCTGGATTACCTCTTCATCGACGAAGCCGGGCAGGTCTCCCTGGCCAATCTGGTGGCCATGGGACTCAGCGCCAAAAACATCGTCCTGGTGGGTGACCAGATGCAACTGGGACAGCCCATCCAGGGCGTCCACCCCGGGCTTTCCGGCATGTCCATTCTGGACTACCTGTTGGAAGGCGAGTCCACCATTCCGGCGGACCGGGGGATCTTCCTGGGCACGACGTGGCGGATGCACGAGAACGTCTGCCGGTTCATCTCCGATGCGGTCTACGACGGACGGCTGCACCCCGAGCCGGGCACCCGGAACCAGGCGCTCATTCTCTCCGAATCCGCACACCCGGCGCTCCAGCCCAACGGCATCCGGTTCATCGAGGCCCGGCATGTGGGGTGCTCCCAGAAAAGTGAGATGGAAGGCGAAATCGTCCGGGATTTGATCGCCAGCCTGACCGCCCAGCGATACAGGGACCGCGATGGGCAGGAACGTCCCCTCGGACTCGACAACATCCTGGTGGTCACCCCCTACAACGTTCAGGTGAACCATCTCCGGGAGGTGCTCCCCGAGGGCGCGCAGGTGGGGACCGTGGACGAGTTCCAGGGCCAGGAGGCAGAGGTGGTCATCATCTCCATGGTGACCTCCGGCGCGGAGGACCTGCCCCGGGACATCGAGTTCCTCTACAGCAAGAACCGGCTCAACGTGGCCATCTCCCGGGCGCGGACGCTGGCCTTGATCGTGGCCAACCCGAACCTGCTGGAGATTCCCTGCAAAACGGTGGAACAGATGCGGTTGGTGAACACGCTGTGCTGGGCGCGGCAATACTCTGAACGGCCAATGGCGGAAACGGAACGGGCCACATGCTGA